In the genome of Drosophila yakuba strain Tai18E2 chromosome 3R, Prin_Dyak_Tai18E2_2.1, whole genome shotgun sequence, one region contains:
- the LOC6536003 gene encoding diacylglycerol kinase eta isoform X5 — protein sequence MAHLKLDTLHVQRSPRGSRRSSPSSGRSSACSSGSLSPVPIIPIISISHDGDESESESEIETEPARLFQRRMSTKCTSNLTAIIKEGFLLKHTWSFQRWRRRYFRLKRNMLFYAKDEKCDVFDDIDLSDLCYFECGIKNVNHSFQIITPTRSLVLCAESRREMEDWLGSLKTATAPQRPRGDSFLIEQHDILSNHHHWYATSHARPTYCNVCRDALSGVTSHGLSCEVCKCKVHKRCAAKSIANCKWTTLASVGKDIIEQADGIIMPHQWMEGNLPVSSMCAVCKKTCGSVLRLQDWRCLWCRATVHVACRPQMAVACPIGPAKLSVVPPTSVHSISTDDAWDVASPKGNFSPLLVFVNSKSGDNQGVKFLRRFKQLLNPAQVFDLISTGPSLGLRLFRHFEMFRILVCSGDGSVGWVLSEIDRFNMHKQCQVAVMPLGTGNDLARVLGWGSSCDDDTHLPQILERYESASTKMLDRWSIMVFEKAIPVPKTPKMSISTEQEAMLTGMVTSANHHLRFIVETSDTQTLISSTRNLCDTVDDLVCRISEHHKDDEQLAVKCEILRQKLNMLLDALQEEEMGAHSGDDLIATIRSLIARSIPVTPGSSAYLLNPNISIEKTEKDQINTKERRNSRSLRSSEKEALQCRANSVKRAIYNVVEHSEPGRPKRYQRKLSITPFEALKLPTTASGESSPCTSPLPIIPPINIISPTMETSRLTCISPLPDTRRDSVDENFFNSINLPAPRQFADSRRSSGVEVIQEIEEGANGETMYRRCRMSLTGGANIDDAGNRLSPCSDGGENTPTERKVDFLRVPIHTGEPIVDPLCDYRPHEVFERTYYMTREMDKDKEKDKENDKTVEIDKEKDNCVAKEDSIPAERLVHTCNLQEQSSSDDLGGEASDILSAISNEECSVASEIFDKQDAGQTVGDIIQNMDASNFTHIDSPETSDETEAMPGESIMDDISSVLGHDITYALQDNTLTDDTTTLCSEHAGPPKPPRKKSLSALSRTQAHPRRRNSSPPRIARLARMDSDDNPQQFGFENIVFEIDNRCDDQKMREPPRYCSLAQFVEGNDIARQSFKRPKKRISLKKPKPTTTTEIVSQQQLMLEQQQRDGDNDTEYPEQQQTPTNKGPNSLATTSEDELSAQTAIKIEIHDIDATVRNINSSMKPNTILTTSTSPTKKSGHGQDVKRITFDESCKKESFDDVNPNYPQISVVVRPPTPLRGDSIKPTASLMPVSSGGAMAVSMNCSGMLGVRAMNASEIRRHSSHAPGLAVREFDKDKDRRHSGFNPNQLTLDPEHARFLSSSPAASRRISCGSLFKKKNKKIATKRSYGLFSVRFFVVAEPDFRLATLALIRPLIPLPNEALPNLQSLKGSKSSLFMGSTLFGFDHLASAEKDKDEKGGKDKDKTPTEETNRKLPIINPLVRLPNWPNLANGGGFISKCLLANADTLCAAVSPLMDPDETLLAGYHEKCVMNNYFGIGIDAKISLDFHNKREEHPEKCRSRARNYMWYGVLGSKQLLQKTCKNLEQRVQLECDGQRIPLPELQGIVILNIPSFMGGTNFWGSSKKDDIFLPPSFDDRVLEVVAVFGSVQMAASRLINLQHHRIAQCQSVQINILGDEEIPIQVDGEAWLQPPGMIRILHKNRVQMLCRNRSLELSLKSWQEKQRQHSISIQRDASSTASEHANSTDEVISERECYVLLNFIEAVSSLVKWVKFLIISHPALQHDLYEVACRASEALESIHPQGKLLEGPSLRTKLVEVIDSSRQLYDDACTLLRDRGHSLILREDLETKLSAALANMEMELKKCSVQKCIDGKLRAYFNVLAPNEESDGRRKSRPFWVRLRSGSTAGQQAFKPPLTNTREAASNWSVNEVVTWLETMQLSEYVDSFLKNDIRGKELLTLGRRDLKDLGVVKVGHVKRILQAIKDLSEN from the exons TGCGATGTTTTCGACGATATTGACCTATCGGACCTGTGTTACTTCGAGTGCGGCATCAAGAACGTGAATCATAGTTTTCAG ATTATCACACCCACTCGTTCGCTGGTGCTCTGCGCAGAGTCCCGCCGCGAAATGGAGGATTGGCTGGGCAGCCTAAAAACGGCGACGGCGCCGCAGAGGCCACGTGGTGACAGCTTTCTTATCGAGCAGCACGACATCCTGTCCAACCACCACCATTGGTACGCCACCTCCCACGCCCGCCCCACCTACTGCAACGTGTGCAGGGATGCCCTTTCCGGGGTCACCTCCCACGGACTGAGCTGCGAGGTGTGCAAGTGCAAGGTGCACAAGCGGTGTGCGGCCAAGTCGATAGCCAACTGCAAGTGGACAACGCTAGCTAGTGTGGGCAAGGACATCATCGAGCAGGCGGATGGCATCATAATGCCGCATCAGTGGATGGAGGGCAACCTGCCGGTGTCCTCCATGTGTGCCGTCTGCAAAAAGACCTGCGGATCCGTGCTGAGACTCCAGGATTGGCGGTGCCTGTGGTGTCGGGCCACCGTCCATGTGGCTTGTCGTCCCCAGATGGCTGTGGCCTGTCCAATCGGACCTGCCAAGTTGTCTGTGGTTCCCCCAACCAGCGTGCACTCCATTAGCACCGATGACGCCTGGGATGTGGCCAGTCCCAAGGGCAACTTCTCGCCACTGCTGGTCTTCGTAAACTCCAAGTCTGGGGACAATCAAGGAGTGAAGTTCCTGAGGCGCTTCAAGCAGCTACTAAATCCTGCACAAGTCTTTGATCTAATCTCTACGGGGCCGAGCCTGGGATTGCGGCTCTTTCGGCACTTCGAGATGTTCCGTATCCTGGTCTGCTCCGGTGACGGATCAGTGGGCTGGGTTCTTAGCGAGATCGATCGCTTCAACATGCAT AAACAATGTCAGGTGGCCGTGATGCCGTTGGGGACGGGCAACGATCTTGCCAGAGTTTTGGGTTGGGGCTCTAGCTGTGACGACGACACCCACCTGCCGCAGATTCTAGAGCGCTACGAGTCAGCCAGCACCAAAATGCTGGATCGCTGGAGCATCATGGTATTCGAAAAGGCTATTCCCGTACCCAAAACACCCAAGATGTCCATCAGCACTGAGCAAGAAGCGATGCTCACTGGTATGGTGACATCGGCCAACCACCACCTGCGTTTCATAGTGGAAACCAGTGACACCCAGACCCTAATCAGCTCCACGCGGAATCTTTGCGATACCGTTGACGACCTGGTATGCCGCATCTCGGAACACCACAAGGATGACGAACAGCTGGCCGTTAAGTGTGAAATCCTCAGACAGAAACTAAACATGCTGCTGGATGCTCTGCAGGAGGAGGAAATGGGTGCCCACAGTGGCGACGATTTGATAGCCACCATAAGGAGTCTTATTGCGAGAAGTATTCCTGTGACACCAGGATCCAGCGCCTATCTGCT CAACCCAAACATATCAATCGAAAAGACGGAAAAGGATCAAATTAATACAAAGGAGCGCAGAAATAGTCGGTCACTTCGCTCTAGCGAGAAAGAGGCTCTCCAGTGCCGTGCCAATAGCGTCAAGCGGGCCATCTACAATGTAGTGGAGCACTCGGAACCGGGACGTCCTAAACGCTACCAGCGAAAGTTGTCGATCACACCGTTTGAGGCTCTTAAGCTACCTACAACCGCATCCGGAGAATCATCGCCCTGCACCTCCCCTTTACCGATAATACCACCCATAAACATTATCTCTCCCACCATGGAAACCTCACGACTTACCTGCATTTCCCCTCTGCCTGATACCCGACGAGATTCCGTGGATGAGAACTTCTTTAACAGCATCAATTTGCCAGCTCCGCGGCAATTTGCGGATAGTCGTAGGAGCTCTGGTGTGGAAGTGATCCAGGAGATCGAGGAGGGTGCCAATGGGGAGACCATGTACCGAAGATGTCGCATGTCCCTGACCGGTGGAGCTAATATCGATGATGCCGGTAATCGTTTGTCACCCTGCAGTGATGGAGGTGAAAATACGCCCACCGAGCGCAAAGTGGACTTCCTGAGGGTTCCGATCCACACTGGGGAACCGATCGTGGACCCCTTATGCGATTACCGTCCTCACGAGGTTTTCGAGCGTACTTACTACATGACCCGGGAAATGGACAAAGACAAGGAAAAGGACAAGGAGAATGACAAAACCGTGGAGATCGACAAGGAAAAGGATAATTGTGTGGCGAAGGAGGACAGCATACCTGCCGAGAGGCTGGTTCACACATGCAACCTTCAG GAGCAATCCTCTTCCGATGATCTTGGTGGTGAAGCTAGCGATATTCTGTCTGCTATTAGCAATGAGGAGTGCAGCGTGGCTTCTGAAATATTTGACAAGCAAGACGCAGGTCAAACAGTGGGTGATATTATTCAG AATATGGATGCAAGCAACTTCACACACATCGACTCCCCAGAGACGAGCGATGAAACAGAGGCCATGCCTGGCGAGAGCATAATGGACGACATAAGCTCGGTACTGGGTCACGATATAACCTATGCCCTACAAGACAACACACTTACCGACGACACAACTACTCTCTGCTCGGAACATGCGGGGCCACCGAAACCTCCACGCAAAAAGTCATTGAGCGCCTTAAGCCGCACCCAGGCCCATCCGCGCCGTCGCAACTCCTCTCCACCGAGAATTGCGCGATTGGCGCGAATGGACAGCGATGACAATCCCCAGCAATTCGGATTTGAGAATATCGTTTTCGAGATAGACAATAGGTGTGACGACCAAAAGATGCGGGAGCCACCGCGTTACTGCAGTTTGGCGCAGTTCGTGGAAGGTAACGATATAGCGCGTCAAAGCTTCAAG CGTCCCAAAAAGCGCATCTCACTgaaaaaacccaaacccacTACAACCACTGAAATCGTATCTCAACAGCAGCTTATGctagaacaacaacaacgagacGGAGACAACGATACCGAATATCCAGAACAGCAGCAAACTCCAACGAATAAAGGGCCCAATTCACTGGCCACCACCAGCGAGGACGAGCTGTCCGCGCAGACGGCCATCAAAATAGAAATACACGACATTGATGCCACAGTgcgcaacatcaacagcagcatgAAGCCCAATACGATCTTGACCACCTCGACATCGCCCACGAAGAAATCGGGCCATGGACAAGATGTAAAGCGCATTACTTTTGATGAGTCGTGTAAGAAAGAATCCTTTGATGATGTAAATCCCAACTATCCACAGATAAGTGTTGTTGTGAGGCCGCCGACGCCGTTGCGCGGCGACTCCATCAAGCCCACGGCATCGCTCATGCCGGTCTCCTCCGGCGGAGCCATGGCCGTGTCCATGAACTGCTCCGGCATGCTGGGGGTGCGAGCTATGAACGCCTCTGAGATCAGGCGGCACTCGAGCCACGCCCCCGGTCTGGCTGTCCGCGAGTtcgacaaggacaaggaccGCCGGCACTCCGGCTTCAATCCCAACCAGCTGACCCTCGATCCGGAGCACGCCCGATTCCTCAGCAGCTCGCCGGCAGCTAGCCGCAGGATCAGCTGCGGCAGCCTCTTCAAG aagaaaaacaaaaagatcGCCACCAAGCGCAGCTACGGATTGTTCAGCGTTCGGTTCTTTGTGGTGGCCGAGCCAGATTTTCGCCTGGCCACCCTGGCGCTGATCAGGCCGCTGATTCCTCTG CCGAACGAAGCACTTCCCAATCTCCAGTCTCTAAAGGGGTCCAAGTCGAGCTTGTTTATGGGGTCAACTTTATTCGGTTTCGATCATTTGGCTTCAGCGGAAAAGGACAAGGACGAAAAGGGCGGCAAAGACAAGGATAAGACTCCCACCGAGGAGACCAACCGCAAGTTACCCATCATCAATCCTCTAGTGCGGCTGCCCAACTGGCCAA ATCTTGCCAATGGCGGTGGCTTTATATCCAAATGTCTTTTGGCCAATGCCGACACCCTCTGCGCCGCCGTTAGTCCCCTAATGGACCCAGATGAGACACTGCTAGCCGGTTACCACGAGAAGTGCGTGATGAACAACTATTTTGGCATCGGCATTGATGCTAAGATCTCGCTGGACTTCCACAACAAGCGTGAGGAGCACCCCGAAAAGTGCAGATCCCGAGCACGGAACTACATGTGGTACGGTGTCCTGGGATCTAAGCAGCTCCTGCAGAAGACCTGCAAGAACCTAGAGCAGCGAGTGCAACTAGAGTGCGATGGTCAAAGAATTCCACTGCCGGAACTGCAGGGAATTGTGATCCTGAACATACCTAGCTTCATGGGCGGAACCAATTTCTGGGGTAGTAGCAAGAAAGATGACATATTCCTGCCGCCCAGCTTTGATGATCGGGTCCTAGAAGTGGTGGCCGTCTTCGGATCGGTGCAGATGGCAGCCTCGCGGCTGATTAATCTACAACATCATCGGATCGCCCAGTGCCAAAGCGTGCAGATCAATATCCTGGGAGACGAGGAGATACCCATACAGGTAGACGGAGAAGCCTGGCTTCAGCCGCCTGGAATGATTCGCATTCTGCACAAGAACCGAGTGCAGATGCTGTGTAGAAACAGAAGCTTGGAGCTCTCGCTGAAAAGCTGGCAGGAGAAGCAGCGCCAGCACAGCATTTCCATCCAAAGGGATGCATCTTCTACAGCTTCAGAGCATGCCAACTCCACGGACGAGGTAATCTCCGAACGCGAATGCTACGTACTTCTCAACTTTATCGAAGCCGTTAGCTCGTTGGTAAAGTGGGTCAAGTTCCTGATTATCTCGCATCCGGCACTGCAACACGACCTATACGAGGTGGCCTGCCGGGCCAGCGAAGCCCTGGAATCGATCCATCCGCAGGGCAAACTACTCGAAGGTCCTTCGTTGCGCACCAAGCTGGTGGAGGTCATCGACTCATCGCGGCAGCTTTACGACGATGCGTGCACCCTGCTGCGCGACCGAGGTCATAGTTTGATTCTCCGCGAGGATTTAGAAACGAAGCTGAGCGCGGCATTGGCCAACATGGAAATGGAGCTGAAGAAGTGCTCCGTACAGAAGTGCATTGACGGCAAGCTGCGGGCCTACTTTAATGTCCTGGCGCCCAATGAGGAG TCCGATGGTCGCCGAAAGTCTCGACCTTTCTGGGTGAGATTGCGTTCCGGTTCGACCGCCGGTCAGCAGGCATTTAAGCCACCTTTGACCAACACCCGCGAGGCGGCCAGCAACTGGAGCGTCAACGAGGTTGTCACCTGGTTGGAAACGATGCAGCTGTCCGAGTACGTGGACAGCTTTTTGAAGAACGACATTCGCGGCAAGGAACTGCTAACTCTGGGCAGGCGTGATCTCAAGGATCTTGGCGTGGTTAAGGTGGGACATGTCAAGCGTATACTGCAGGCAATAAAGGATCTCAGTGAGAACTAG
- the LOC6536003 gene encoding diacylglycerol kinase eta isoform X3, whose protein sequence is MAHLKLDTLHVQRSPRGSRRSSPSSGRSSACSSGSLSPVPIIPIISISHDGDESESESEIETEPARLFQRRMSTKCTSNLTAIIKEGFLLKHTWSFQRWRRRYFRLKRNMLFYAKDEKCDVFDDIDLSDLCYFECGIKNVNHSFQIITPTRSLVLCAESRREMEDWLGSLKTATAPQRPRGDSFLIEQHDILSNHHHWYATSHARPTYCNVCRDALSGVTSHGLSCEVCKCKVHKRCAAKSIANCKWTTLASVGKDIIEQADGIIMPHQWMEGNLPVSSMCAVCKKTCGSVLRLQDWRCLWCRATVHVACRPQMAVACPIGPAKLSVVPPTSVHSISTDDAWDVASPKGNFSPLLVFVNSKSGDNQGVKFLRRFKQLLNPAQVFDLISTGPSLGLRLFRHFEMFRILVCSGDGSVGWVLSEIDRFNMHKQCQVAVMPLGTGNDLARVLGWGSSCDDDTHLPQILERYESASTKMLDRWSIMVFEKAIPVPKTPKMSISTEQEAMLTGMVTSANHHLRFIVETSDTQTLISSTRNLCDTVDDLVCRISEHHKDDEQLAVKCEILRQKLNMLLDALQEEEMGAHSGDDLIATIRSLIARSIPVTPGSSAYLLNPNISIEKTEKDQINTKERRNSRSLRSSEKEALQCRANSVKRAIYNVVEHSEPGRPKRYQRKLSITPFEALKLPTTASGESSPCTSPLPIIPPINIISPTMETSRLTCISPLPDTRRDSVDENFFNSINLPAPRQFADSRRSSGVEVIQEIEEGANGETMYRRCRMSLTGGANIDDAGNRLSPCSDGGENTPTERKVDFLRVPIHTGEPIVDPLCDYRPHEVFERTYYMTREMDKDKEKDKENDKTVEIDKEKDNCVAKEDSIPAERLVHTCNLQVPGVVVTPNTQNVYSSASITIIDTDAQTTTEQSSSDDLGGEASDILSAISNEECSVASEIFDKQDAGQTVGDIIQNMDASNFTHIDSPETSDETEAMPGESIMDDISSVLGHDITYALQDNTLTDDTTTLCSEHAGPPKPPRKKSLSALSRTQAHPRRRNSSPPRIARLARMDSDDNPQQFGFENIVFEIDNRCDDQKMREPPRYCSLAQFVEGNDIARQSFKRPKKRISLKKPKPTTTTEIVSQQQLMLEQQQRDGDNDTEYPEQQQTPTNKGPNSLATTSEDELSAQTAIKIEIHDIDATVRNINSSMKPNTILTTSTSPTKKSGHGQDISVVVRPPTPLRGDSIKPTASLMPVSSGGAMAVSMNCSGMLGVRAMNASEIRRHSSHAPGLAVREFDKDKDRRHSGFNPNQLTLDPEHARFLSSSPAASRRISCGSLFKKKNKKIATKRSYGLFSVRFFVVAEPDFRLATLALIRPLIPLPNEALPNLQSLKGSKSSLFMGSTLFGFDHLASAEKDKDEKGGKDKDKTPTEETNRKLPIINPLVRLPNWPNLANGGGFISKCLLANADTLCAAVSPLMDPDETLLAGYHEKCVMNNYFGIGIDAKISLDFHNKREEHPEKCRSRARNYMWYGVLGSKQLLQKTCKNLEQRVQLECDGQRIPLPELQGIVILNIPSFMGGTNFWGSSKKDDIFLPPSFDDRVLEVVAVFGSVQMAASRLINLQHHRIAQCQSVQINILGDEEIPIQVDGEAWLQPPGMIRILHKNRVQMLCRNRSLELSLKSWQEKQRQHSISIQRDASSTASEHANSTDEVISERECYVLLNFIEAVSSLVKWVKFLIISHPALQHDLYEVACRASEALESIHPQGKLLEGPSLRTKLVEVIDSSRQLYDDACTLLRDRGHSLILREDLETKLSAALANMEMELKKCSVQKCIDGKLRAYFNVLAPNEESDGRRKSRPFWVRLRSGSTAGQQAFKPPLTNTREAASNWSVNEVVTWLETMQLSEYVDSFLKNDIRGKELLTLGRRDLKDLGVVKVGHVKRILQAIKDLSEN, encoded by the exons TGCGATGTTTTCGACGATATTGACCTATCGGACCTGTGTTACTTCGAGTGCGGCATCAAGAACGTGAATCATAGTTTTCAG ATTATCACACCCACTCGTTCGCTGGTGCTCTGCGCAGAGTCCCGCCGCGAAATGGAGGATTGGCTGGGCAGCCTAAAAACGGCGACGGCGCCGCAGAGGCCACGTGGTGACAGCTTTCTTATCGAGCAGCACGACATCCTGTCCAACCACCACCATTGGTACGCCACCTCCCACGCCCGCCCCACCTACTGCAACGTGTGCAGGGATGCCCTTTCCGGGGTCACCTCCCACGGACTGAGCTGCGAGGTGTGCAAGTGCAAGGTGCACAAGCGGTGTGCGGCCAAGTCGATAGCCAACTGCAAGTGGACAACGCTAGCTAGTGTGGGCAAGGACATCATCGAGCAGGCGGATGGCATCATAATGCCGCATCAGTGGATGGAGGGCAACCTGCCGGTGTCCTCCATGTGTGCCGTCTGCAAAAAGACCTGCGGATCCGTGCTGAGACTCCAGGATTGGCGGTGCCTGTGGTGTCGGGCCACCGTCCATGTGGCTTGTCGTCCCCAGATGGCTGTGGCCTGTCCAATCGGACCTGCCAAGTTGTCTGTGGTTCCCCCAACCAGCGTGCACTCCATTAGCACCGATGACGCCTGGGATGTGGCCAGTCCCAAGGGCAACTTCTCGCCACTGCTGGTCTTCGTAAACTCCAAGTCTGGGGACAATCAAGGAGTGAAGTTCCTGAGGCGCTTCAAGCAGCTACTAAATCCTGCACAAGTCTTTGATCTAATCTCTACGGGGCCGAGCCTGGGATTGCGGCTCTTTCGGCACTTCGAGATGTTCCGTATCCTGGTCTGCTCCGGTGACGGATCAGTGGGCTGGGTTCTTAGCGAGATCGATCGCTTCAACATGCAT AAACAATGTCAGGTGGCCGTGATGCCGTTGGGGACGGGCAACGATCTTGCCAGAGTTTTGGGTTGGGGCTCTAGCTGTGACGACGACACCCACCTGCCGCAGATTCTAGAGCGCTACGAGTCAGCCAGCACCAAAATGCTGGATCGCTGGAGCATCATGGTATTCGAAAAGGCTATTCCCGTACCCAAAACACCCAAGATGTCCATCAGCACTGAGCAAGAAGCGATGCTCACTGGTATGGTGACATCGGCCAACCACCACCTGCGTTTCATAGTGGAAACCAGTGACACCCAGACCCTAATCAGCTCCACGCGGAATCTTTGCGATACCGTTGACGACCTGGTATGCCGCATCTCGGAACACCACAAGGATGACGAACAGCTGGCCGTTAAGTGTGAAATCCTCAGACAGAAACTAAACATGCTGCTGGATGCTCTGCAGGAGGAGGAAATGGGTGCCCACAGTGGCGACGATTTGATAGCCACCATAAGGAGTCTTATTGCGAGAAGTATTCCTGTGACACCAGGATCCAGCGCCTATCTGCT CAACCCAAACATATCAATCGAAAAGACGGAAAAGGATCAAATTAATACAAAGGAGCGCAGAAATAGTCGGTCACTTCGCTCTAGCGAGAAAGAGGCTCTCCAGTGCCGTGCCAATAGCGTCAAGCGGGCCATCTACAATGTAGTGGAGCACTCGGAACCGGGACGTCCTAAACGCTACCAGCGAAAGTTGTCGATCACACCGTTTGAGGCTCTTAAGCTACCTACAACCGCATCCGGAGAATCATCGCCCTGCACCTCCCCTTTACCGATAATACCACCCATAAACATTATCTCTCCCACCATGGAAACCTCACGACTTACCTGCATTTCCCCTCTGCCTGATACCCGACGAGATTCCGTGGATGAGAACTTCTTTAACAGCATCAATTTGCCAGCTCCGCGGCAATTTGCGGATAGTCGTAGGAGCTCTGGTGTGGAAGTGATCCAGGAGATCGAGGAGGGTGCCAATGGGGAGACCATGTACCGAAGATGTCGCATGTCCCTGACCGGTGGAGCTAATATCGATGATGCCGGTAATCGTTTGTCACCCTGCAGTGATGGAGGTGAAAATACGCCCACCGAGCGCAAAGTGGACTTCCTGAGGGTTCCGATCCACACTGGGGAACCGATCGTGGACCCCTTATGCGATTACCGTCCTCACGAGGTTTTCGAGCGTACTTACTACATGACCCGGGAAATGGACAAAGACAAGGAAAAGGACAAGGAGAATGACAAAACCGTGGAGATCGACAAGGAAAAGGATAATTGTGTGGCGAAGGAGGACAGCATACCTGCCGAGAGGCTGGTTCACACATGCAACCTTCAGGTACCCGGCGTTGTCGTTACCCCAAACACCCAAAATGTTTACTCAAGCGCCAGCATTACAATCATTGATACCGATGCACAAACCACTACC GAGCAATCCTCTTCCGATGATCTTGGTGGTGAAGCTAGCGATATTCTGTCTGCTATTAGCAATGAGGAGTGCAGCGTGGCTTCTGAAATATTTGACAAGCAAGACGCAGGTCAAACAGTGGGTGATATTATTCAG AATATGGATGCAAGCAACTTCACACACATCGACTCCCCAGAGACGAGCGATGAAACAGAGGCCATGCCTGGCGAGAGCATAATGGACGACATAAGCTCGGTACTGGGTCACGATATAACCTATGCCCTACAAGACAACACACTTACCGACGACACAACTACTCTCTGCTCGGAACATGCGGGGCCACCGAAACCTCCACGCAAAAAGTCATTGAGCGCCTTAAGCCGCACCCAGGCCCATCCGCGCCGTCGCAACTCCTCTCCACCGAGAATTGCGCGATTGGCGCGAATGGACAGCGATGACAATCCCCAGCAATTCGGATTTGAGAATATCGTTTTCGAGATAGACAATAGGTGTGACGACCAAAAGATGCGGGAGCCACCGCGTTACTGCAGTTTGGCGCAGTTCGTGGAAGGTAACGATATAGCGCGTCAAAGCTTCAAG CGTCCCAAAAAGCGCATCTCACTgaaaaaacccaaacccacTACAACCACTGAAATCGTATCTCAACAGCAGCTTATGctagaacaacaacaacgagacGGAGACAACGATACCGAATATCCAGAACAGCAGCAAACTCCAACGAATAAAGGGCCCAATTCACTGGCCACCACCAGCGAGGACGAGCTGTCCGCGCAGACGGCCATCAAAATAGAAATACACGACATTGATGCCACAGTgcgcaacatcaacagcagcatgAAGCCCAATACGATCTTGACCACCTCGACATCGCCCACGAAGAAATCGGGCCATGGACAAGAT ATAAGTGTTGTTGTGAGGCCGCCGACGCCGTTGCGCGGCGACTCCATCAAGCCCACGGCATCGCTCATGCCGGTCTCCTCCGGCGGAGCCATGGCCGTGTCCATGAACTGCTCCGGCATGCTGGGGGTGCGAGCTATGAACGCCTCTGAGATCAGGCGGCACTCGAGCCACGCCCCCGGTCTGGCTGTCCGCGAGTtcgacaaggacaaggaccGCCGGCACTCCGGCTTCAATCCCAACCAGCTGACCCTCGATCCGGAGCACGCCCGATTCCTCAGCAGCTCGCCGGCAGCTAGCCGCAGGATCAGCTGCGGCAGCCTCTTCAAG aagaaaaacaaaaagatcGCCACCAAGCGCAGCTACGGATTGTTCAGCGTTCGGTTCTTTGTGGTGGCCGAGCCAGATTTTCGCCTGGCCACCCTGGCGCTGATCAGGCCGCTGATTCCTCTG CCGAACGAAGCACTTCCCAATCTCCAGTCTCTAAAGGGGTCCAAGTCGAGCTTGTTTATGGGGTCAACTTTATTCGGTTTCGATCATTTGGCTTCAGCGGAAAAGGACAAGGACGAAAAGGGCGGCAAAGACAAGGATAAGACTCCCACCGAGGAGACCAACCGCAAGTTACCCATCATCAATCCTCTAGTGCGGCTGCCCAACTGGCCAA ATCTTGCCAATGGCGGTGGCTTTATATCCAAATGTCTTTTGGCCAATGCCGACACCCTCTGCGCCGCCGTTAGTCCCCTAATGGACCCAGATGAGACACTGCTAGCCGGTTACCACGAGAAGTGCGTGATGAACAACTATTTTGGCATCGGCATTGATGCTAAGATCTCGCTGGACTTCCACAACAAGCGTGAGGAGCACCCCGAAAAGTGCAGATCCCGAGCACGGAACTACATGTGGTACGGTGTCCTGGGATCTAAGCAGCTCCTGCAGAAGACCTGCAAGAACCTAGAGCAGCGAGTGCAACTAGAGTGCGATGGTCAAAGAATTCCACTGCCGGAACTGCAGGGAATTGTGATCCTGAACATACCTAGCTTCATGGGCGGAACCAATTTCTGGGGTAGTAGCAAGAAAGATGACATATTCCTGCCGCCCAGCTTTGATGATCGGGTCCTAGAAGTGGTGGCCGTCTTCGGATCGGTGCAGATGGCAGCCTCGCGGCTGATTAATCTACAACATCATCGGATCGCCCAGTGCCAAAGCGTGCAGATCAATATCCTGGGAGACGAGGAGATACCCATACAGGTAGACGGAGAAGCCTGGCTTCAGCCGCCTGGAATGATTCGCATTCTGCACAAGAACCGAGTGCAGATGCTGTGTAGAAACAGAAGCTTGGAGCTCTCGCTGAAAAGCTGGCAGGAGAAGCAGCGCCAGCACAGCATTTCCATCCAAAGGGATGCATCTTCTACAGCTTCAGAGCATGCCAACTCCACGGACGAGGTAATCTCCGAACGCGAATGCTACGTACTTCTCAACTTTATCGAAGCCGTTAGCTCGTTGGTAAAGTGGGTCAAGTTCCTGATTATCTCGCATCCGGCACTGCAACACGACCTATACGAGGTGGCCTGCCGGGCCAGCGAAGCCCTGGAATCGATCCATCCGCAGGGCAAACTACTCGAAGGTCCTTCGTTGCGCACCAAGCTGGTGGAGGTCATCGACTCATCGCGGCAGCTTTACGACGATGCGTGCACCCTGCTGCGCGACCGAGGTCATAGTTTGATTCTCCGCGAGGATTTAGAAACGAAGCTGAGCGCGGCATTGGCCAACATGGAAATGGAGCTGAAGAAGTGCTCCGTACAGAAGTGCATTGACGGCAAGCTGCGGGCCTACTTTAATGTCCTGGCGCCCAATGAGGAG TCCGATGGTCGCCGAAAGTCTCGACCTTTCTGGGTGAGATTGCGTTCCGGTTCGACCGCCGGTCAGCAGGCATTTAAGCCACCTTTGACCAACACCCGCGAGGCGGCCAGCAACTGGAGCGTCAACGAGGTTGTCACCTGGTTGGAAACGATGCAGCTGTCCGAGTACGTGGACAGCTTTTTGAAGAACGACATTCGCGGCAAGGAACTGCTAACTCTGGGCAGGCGTGATCTCAAGGATCTTGGCGTGGTTAAGGTGGGACATGTCAAGCGTATACTGCAGGCAATAAAGGATCTCAGTGAGAACTAG